The nucleotide sequence GAACTGAGGGAGGGCGATCGGCTCAACCTGCTACCTCAATGCTTGAATCTGAGGCATCCCCTCCGTCAGACTGACAGTGTTGGGTTGTTGAGGCACTGCCGCTATGGATAATGCTGCCATCGAAGCGATGCTGGATGCGTATTTCACTCATCTTTCGGCCATGCAGCCGGGGGACTGGATTGAAGTGTTTGCTGAGGACGCTGTCCTGCGCGATCCGGTAAACACCCGCTCCACAGGTAAAACTGCCATGTTTCACGGAGCCAGCTATGCCCTTCGCAAACCGGTCGCGTTAACTTCCCTATCCGTTCGATCGGGAACTTTTTTCGGAGGCTCGGCTTAGTTGTAAAATCGTTACAATTTAGCAACTTCTTGTTTAGTAAATCCCCGCACAAACTGTTTGACTTAACAAATTCACTGTCTTGAAGTTCACTTATTCATTCACTTTTTGAGGTATGACCCTGCGTCAGGTCATACCTTTTTTCTGTTTGACAGAGATGGGTACCGCCAAGCCAAACCCGTCATCCCCGCAGATCGAACGTTTCCAACTCAGCAGCCACCACACTGGCCACGACCAGAGGAGCCGTCACCGCCCGCAAGATACGCGGTCCTAAATTAACCGCCTCCACCCCTCTGTCCCGTCCAGCCTCTAACTCCTCGTCCGTCCAGCCCCCTTCGGGGCCGATCGCCACAGCAATCCCACCCGAGAGGCGGCTGCGATCGCGTTGCAGGCGATCGAGCAGGCCGAGGGCATCCTCCCTGGCCGCCGCCATCCATCTCACCTCCCCACCCCGATACCGCAGCCATTGCTCCCACGCGAGTGGCTCCAGCACCTCTGGCACAAACACCCGCTCGCATTGCTCCGTTGCCTCTCGGGCGATCGCCCGCCAGCGCTCCACTTTCTTGGCACTGGGCTGCACTAGCGTCCGTTCCGTCAGTAGGGGCACCAGCCGCGACGCGCCTAATTCAGTCAACTGCCGAACTGTTTCATCCAGTCCCGAGCCCTTGGGAACGGCGATCGCCAATTCCAACGACACTGGTAACTCCCGTTGGAGCGGCTGCAAAGCTTCTACCAACTGCGCCCCCCCCTCGACTAACGCAGCCCTCCACAGCAGCCCCGTGCTGTCAAAGGCCAAAAAGTCATCCCCCACCTTCAGGCGACGGACCCGTTCTAAATAGTGGCGCTGTGATTTTTCTAGGGGGAACTGGCGATCGCCTGCCGACCATCGTGCCGCGAGGGTGCCGCGCTCGAAGGCCAGCCGAGGGCAAGACTTTAGTGTCTGCGGACATTCAGGCAACACCATTCCTGCCGCTTCCATAACGCCGCCACCATCCAGCCGTGGGCTTCTAGCGTCTGTGACACCATCTTGGCCTGCTCGATCGCGATGCCGCTCAACACCAACCAGCCATTTTCCCGAATCGCCAATTGAAATTGAGGAATCAAGTCGATCGCGACCTCGGCCAAAATATTGCAGATCAAGCCATCCACCATCCGGGGTAAGGCGTCTAAGCTGCCGCGATGGATTTCGATTTTACCGTCCAGCCCATTGTTGCGGATGTTGAATTGGGTGGCCTCCACGGCAAATGCATCCGTATCGACGGCATACACCCGCTCTGCCCCCAGTTTCGCTGCCGCCAGCGACAAAATACCCGATCCACAGCCAATATCGGCCACGGTCACCTTCTCATTGGGCTCCAGAAACCCCAAGTGCATTTCTAAGGCTTCTATACACAGTTGCGTGGTGGTGTGAGCCCCCGTACCAAAAGCAACACCAGGGTCCATGCGCAAAACGTGGCGATCGCTATTCTCGGGCACTTCTAACCAAGCCGGACAGACCAGAATAGTCTCGCCAATCGCCTGTGGCTGCCAATGCTGCTTCCACGAACTGGACCAGTCTTCCTCTTCCAACCGCTCCCAGTGGACTTGTGGTGGCTCGACACTGCAGAGCAATGCGTCTCGACGCATTATCAGGGCTAGGGCCGAGAGATCGAGGGGGGTAGCCTGCTCGATGGGCATGTAGGCTCGCAGGTGGAGCTGTGGTCCGTCTCGCTCGCTGGACATCCCGTTGCAGCCAAACTCCTGCAAGCGCCAAAAGGTGATGTCTTCTTGCTCTGGGGCGATCGCAATATGTAACTCCCACCAGGCAGAATTGGCAGCGTAACGGGTGGGCTGAGGCTCTAGCCGTTCGTCCTCGTCAGCAATTCTGAGGGAAGCAGTTCGCATAGATTGACTCGTTGAAGATATTGGGAGAAACCGTAGTTCGACGCGAAGTGCGCCGACTGGCCCCCTCCGACTCTAGAATGCCCGATTGAGGTCAGCCTCACTCAACCTAAAAGCGTCAGTCTTGAATGTATGGGCTCCCGTCAATTAAGGCAGTCTCTGCTTTTTGAAATTCTCTGCCCAAATAAGCGGCATGGCCCAGTTGAGAAACGGGGATAGGATCGGTCTGCTCGAACACAGCCACGCTCAATTCTTTCGCGCTGCGACCGGAAAAGGTCTGGAGCAATTGGGTGGGAATCTCTCCTTTGGCAGGCAGGGGCTTACCCGTTGCTGGGT is from Synechococcus sp. PCC 7336 and encodes:
- a CDS encoding 16S rRNA (uracil(1498)-N(3))-methyltransferase, with amino-acid sequence MVLPECPQTLKSCPRLAFERGTLAARWSAGDRQFPLEKSQRHYLERVRRLKVGDDFLAFDSTGLLWRAALVEGGAQLVEALQPLQRELPVSLELAIAVPKGSGLDETVRQLTELGASRLVPLLTERTLVQPSAKKVERWRAIAREATEQCERVFVPEVLEPLAWEQWLRYRGGEVRWMAAAREDALGLLDRLQRDRSRLSGGIAVAIGPEGGWTDEELEAGRDRGVEAVNLGPRILRAVTAPLVVASVVAAELETFDLRG
- the prmA gene encoding 50S ribosomal protein L11 methyltransferase — its product is MRTASLRIADEDERLEPQPTRYAANSAWWELHIAIAPEQEDITFWRLQEFGCNGMSSERDGPQLHLRAYMPIEQATPLDLSALALIMRRDALLCSVEPPQVHWERLEEEDWSSSWKQHWQPQAIGETILVCPAWLEVPENSDRHVLRMDPGVAFGTGAHTTTQLCIEALEMHLGFLEPNEKVTVADIGCGSGILSLAAAKLGAERVYAVDTDAFAVEATQFNIRNNGLDGKIEIHRGSLDALPRMVDGLICNILAEVAIDLIPQFQLAIRENGWLVLSGIAIEQAKMVSQTLEAHGWMVAALWKRQEWCCLNVRRH
- a CDS encoding DUF4346 domain-containing protein; this encodes MTSSLNRLSSSARQVAEIDRKLSARHLDLDPAGYFVIFVDSDEGLIYAKHYGIVVNERGLAIDPATGKPLPAKGEIPTQLLQTFSGRSAKELSVAVFEQTDPIPVSQLGHAAYLGREFQKAETALIDGSPYIQD